From Amycolatopsis sp. cg9, one genomic window encodes:
- a CDS encoding GNAT family N-acetyltransferase → MDGERLFCDVALAERIERAEVRLVAESSDASRARRGDEVGFARPLAGGVASFAEADSPFNKVAGLGFAGLPDALDEVEAAFAELGAPVQIELSQLADASVGAFLTGRGYRLENYENVLGRRVGPADFPDGVRRSGDDELETWLAGIAGASTVADTEGLPSNEDFPHETILDALRDMPGMLRFTAERDGEFAGGAGLRVVDGIAQLGAAATLPAHRRRGVQTALVRARLAAAADLGCDLAVVTTQPGSRSQRNVQQLGFDLLYARAVLVKGVSATSSSGADSRQAS, encoded by the coding sequence ATGGACGGGGAACGGCTTTTCTGCGACGTGGCGCTGGCCGAGCGCATCGAACGCGCCGAGGTGCGGCTGGTCGCCGAAAGCAGCGACGCCTCCCGCGCCCGCCGGGGCGACGAGGTGGGCTTCGCCCGGCCGCTCGCCGGGGGCGTGGCGAGTTTCGCCGAGGCGGACTCGCCGTTCAACAAGGTCGCCGGGCTCGGCTTCGCCGGCCTGCCGGACGCTCTCGACGAGGTCGAAGCGGCCTTCGCCGAGCTGGGCGCGCCGGTGCAGATCGAGCTGTCGCAGCTGGCGGACGCGTCCGTCGGCGCCTTCCTGACCGGGCGCGGCTACCGGCTGGAGAACTACGAGAACGTGCTGGGCCGGCGCGTCGGCCCGGCGGATTTCCCCGACGGGGTCCGGCGTTCCGGGGACGACGAGCTGGAGACGTGGCTGGCCGGGATCGCCGGCGCGTCCACCGTCGCCGACACCGAAGGCCTGCCTTCGAACGAGGACTTCCCGCACGAGACGATCCTCGACGCGCTGCGGGACATGCCGGGGATGCTGCGGTTCACCGCGGAGCGGGACGGCGAGTTCGCCGGCGGCGCCGGCCTCCGCGTCGTCGACGGGATCGCGCAGCTGGGCGCCGCGGCGACGCTGCCCGCCCACCGCCGCCGGGGCGTGCAGACGGCGCTGGTGCGCGCCCGGCTCGCGGCCGCGGCCGATCTCGGGTGCGACCTCGCCGTGGTCACCACGCAGCCGGGGTCGAGGTCGCAGCGGAACGTGCAGCAGCTGGGGTTCGATCTGCTCTACGCGCGGGCGGTCCTGGTGAAGGGTGTCTCCGCGACGAGCTCCTCGGGCGCCGACAGCCGCCAGGCTTCGTAG